A window of the Haloarcula litorea genome harbors these coding sequences:
- a CDS encoding DUF6360 family protein: protein MVDRILKVNAYTTFDLLDGEVEGHGFSEEALAVLNVTAPREDPDHVELQLELDNTQLEEVRPHAERVTLSADQARELAGELEKYADRVEAAQTE, encoded by the coding sequence ATGGTCGACCGCATCCTGAAGGTCAACGCGTACACGACGTTCGACCTGCTCGACGGCGAGGTGGAGGGACACGGCTTCTCGGAGGAGGCGCTGGCGGTGCTGAACGTCACCGCGCCCCGCGAGGACCCCGACCACGTCGAACTGCAACTGGAACTGGACAACACCCAACTCGAGGAGGTCCGGCCCCACGCCGAGCGGGTCACGCTCTCGGCCGACCAGGCCCGGGAACTGGCCGGGGAGCTGGAGAAGTACGCCGACAGGGTCGAGGCCGCACAGACGGAGTGA
- a CDS encoding CPCC family cysteine-rich protein has translation MSTDSPGNPAARELGYCPCCGYRTLPKAPPGSYEVCPVCGWLDDPHQFGDVDYVSDTNHVSLATARENVREYGAATPDQVEECVAPDEFDRDPNWPYDG, from the coding sequence ATGTCCACGGACTCGCCCGGCAACCCCGCGGCGCGGGAACTGGGGTACTGCCCGTGCTGTGGCTACCGGACGCTCCCGAAAGCCCCGCCGGGGTCCTACGAGGTCTGTCCCGTCTGTGGCTGGCTGGACGACCCCCACCAGTTCGGCGACGTCGACTACGTCAGCGACACGAACCACGTCTCGCTCGCGACGGCCCGCGAGAACGTCCGGGAGTACGGGGCCGCCACCCCCGACCAGGTCGAGGAGTGTGTCGCCCCCGACGAGTTCGACCGGGACCCGAACTGGCCCTACGACGGCTGA